In Rhizophagus irregularis chromosome 30, complete sequence, a genomic segment contains:
- a CDS encoding uncharacterized protein (MEROPS:MER0013563) — protein MSPIQPNNNTTPSIKIFTPPSSPTTMATTTTTTTTGQTEEWDSVDDFSVDSLPAEESSSSSTNQSPFTPGSPPEEINGEEINEYDMPKNNSSAELLQKVGHWFYNSRLIQYMKSDERSRVKHNYSTESIWMLGVEYKFTEDGGTVNLPKPDRGEHARGGRASSLLNYMFGSSEEDEDYNDIQSNHERHHSDDFIRTHKLGKSRSFSQAPHEIDFQQQQQQQQQQQIGLFLLPKPKPNSPPGVIRRLRSLSLSRRSPPPDQKSQTPESSPPKNDSRILPGKKIRSLSSNRKQDISDSLNYEIRSSSSSSNLQKEIFSESLTNNSDQSKRLSLGPNLLRKYSSYDNQEFLGSNSQDKKPRRRTFSIFSGREKPKSSPSTRLYPHMETETDYDPKYLHDDSKRSSFGDICFSSEDENESNSSDTISRPSEDIDVGGLSGDNISAETVTRESTNSSDYPGVSIPKNNFPKDIEVSNYSNDKQKDRSIISIQTDMWVPQKTTETGSVRSLPPTPTSLYWPDSLGQLNSNQQKLLDFLLDFQSRIFCCYRKEFPPIEPAFHTTDTGWGCMHRTGQSLLAQGFLWVLLGRDWRLHKLQTEHDVLIYRKILRWFMDGPEPEQYYSIHNIARVGMSLDKKIGDWFGPATVAHALKRLSLTHKECPLAIYVPTDNTIYRSEIIDAATGEHDIGDQKPWKPVLILLSVRLGTDKLNPSYSDNLKALFTFPQFLGIAGGRPGRSLYFVAVQDDDLLYLDPHFVRPAINLSKTPEFPIEDYHSTIVRMMDISEMDPSMLLGFLCQSSQDFDNFCIRIEKLNSQFPLFTILNACPIPKLWPRKKSFSDVSLSEFSDRSPSIIIETVDDVDDDDLEDLEDIVTHEEDEDDCFISTKGDDDEILGNDDNINIINKNETNNNNNRSSHVVVENFELL, from the exons ATGTCACCAATACaaccaaataataatactactccctcaataaaaatttttactccCCCATCGTCACCAACAACAATGGCAACAACGACAACGACAACGACAACAGGGCAAACGGAAGAATGGGATAGTGTTGACGATTTTTCTGTAGATTCTTTACCTGCTGAAgaatcttcttcttcttcaactAATCAAAGCCCTTTTACACCCGGCTCACCACCAGAAGAAATAAATGGGgaagaaataaatgaatatgatATGCCAAAGAATAATTCTTCTGCAGAACTTTTACAAAAAGTTGG tCATTGGTTCTATAATTCGCGATTAATTCAATACATGAAATCAGATGAAAGATCTAGAGTGAAACATAATTATTCGACGGAATCAATATGGATGCTTGGAgtagaatataaatttacag AGGACGGTGGAACGGTTAACCTCCCGAAACCCGATAGGGGAGAACATGCTCGAGGCGGACGGGCATCATCCTTATTGAATTATATGTTTGGTTCATCGGAAGAAGATGAGGATTATAATGATATACAGAGTAATCATGAACGCCATCATAGCGATGATTTTATACGTACTCATAAATTGGGCAAGTCGCGTTCTTTTTCACAAGCTCCTCATGAAATTGATTTTCAGCAACAACAACAGCAGCAGCAGCAACAACAAATaggattatttttattaccaaaACCAAAACCTAATTCACCCCCTGGAGTGATTAGACGGTTAAGATCGCTTTCACTTTCTCGTAGATCACCACCACCAGATCAAAAATCACAAACTCCAGAATCTTCACCTCCAAAAAATGATAGTCGTATTTTACctggtaaaaaaataaggTCATTGTCTTCTAATAGAAAACAAGATATATCTGATTCATTAAATTACGAAATaagatcatcatcatcatcatccaatTTGCAAAAGGAGATATTTTCAGAGTCACTAACGAACAATTCTGATCAATCGAAACGATTATCTCTGGGTCCAAATCTTTTACGTAAATATTCTTCATATGATAATCAAGAATTTTTGGGATCTAATTCTCAAGATAAAAAGCCTCGAAGAAGGACTTTTAGCATCTTTTCTGGTAGAGAGAAACCTAAATCTTCACCTTCAACACGACTTTATCCACACATGGAAACAGAAACAGATTATGATCCAAAGTATCTACATGATGATTCAAAACGATCAAGTTTTGGAGATATATGTTTTAGTTCAGAAGATGAAAATGAAAGTAACAGTAGTGATACAATATCGAGACCTTCTGAAGACATAGATGTAGGAGGTCTATCCGGTGATAATATATCTGCTGAAACTGTGACACGTGAATCGACGAATTCATCGGATTATCCTGGAGTTTCTATTCCCAAAAATAACTTTCCTAAGGACATTGAAGTTTCTAATTATTCTaatgataaacaaaaagaTCGATCAATAATATCGATTCAAACAGATATGTGGGTTCCTCAAAAAACAACGGAAACAGGTTCAGTAAGGTCTTTACCCCCAACTCCAACAAGTTTATATTGGCCTGATTCACTTGGACAATTAAATTCCAATCAACAAAAACTGTTGgattttttattggattttcaGTCAAGGATATTTTGTTGCTATCGAAAAGAATTTCCTCCAATTGAACCTGCATTTCACACTACAGATACAGGATGGGGCTGTATGCATAGAACAGGTCAAAGTTTATTAGCACAAGGATTTTTATGGGTATTGCTAGGAAGAG attgGCGGTTACATAAGTTACAAACGGAACATGATGTATTAATATATAGAAAG ATTTTGCGTTGGTTTATGGACGGGCCTGAGCCAGAACAGTATTATTCAATCCATAATATTGCCCGTGTAGGAATGTCATTGGATAAGAAAATTGGCGATTGGTTTGGACCGGCTACTGTTGCTCATGCATTGAA GCGATTGTCGTTGACTCATAAAGAATGTCCTTTAGCCATTTATGTACCAACAGACAATACTATTTACCGTAGTGAAATAATCGATGCTGCAACAGGAGAACATGATATCGGTGATCAGAAACCATGGAAGCCGGTTCTTATTTTACTTTCTGTGAG gTTGGGCACAGATAAGCTTAATCCAAGTTATTCAGATAACTTAAag gcATTGTTTACTTTCCCTCAATTTTTGGGGATTGCTGGCGGTAGACCTGGTAGatcattatattttgtagCGGTTCAGG ATGACGATCTACTGTATCTTGATCCTCACTTCGTACGGCCGGCTATAAATCTCAGTAAAACTCCGGAATTTCCGATTGAg GACTACCACTCTACTATTGTTAGGATGATGGATATATCAGAAATGGACCCTTCTATGTTGTTGGGATTCTTATGTCAAAGCTCTCaagattttgataatttttgcATTCGAATTGAAAAA TTAAATTCACAATTTCCGTTGTTCACTATATTGAACGCGTGTCCTATCCCAAAATTATGGCCAAGGAAAAAATCCTTTAGTGATGTTTCACTTAGTGAATTTAGTGATAGATCGCCATCTATAATTATTGAGACAGTTGATGATgtggatgatgatgatttagaaGACTTAGAAGATATTGTAACACATGAAGAAGATGAGGATGATTGTTTTATAAGTACTAAAGGAGATGATGATGAGATCCTTGgcaatgatgataatattaacataattaataaaaacgaaactaataataataataatagatcaTCACATGTAGtagttgaaaattttgaacttttgtaa